actggttcgagctgacaaaggctacagtaacctctctgtacaattgtagtgagcagaatagcatctcggaatgcacaaCGCGTCGAACCTTGTggcggataggctacaacagcagaggacTGTGCTGGGGTCTTTTTATTAGGGACCATGGTGTTCCTAAAAGTGCTCGGTGATGAATGATCGACAGTTTTCGTTTTTAGTTGGATATCAGCGCTCTGACAGAATCTCCATCAGTAATGCCACTTCACAGTAGTGGAAAAATCAATTTCTAtggaaaaaagcatttgaaaaatggTACGAAGCTGCATCTGATATAAAATGCTTTATAGAAGCTTTTAGTTTGGTGTCAGTTAAATTTCTTCATTTTGATCCGTAAATATTAAACTCCAAGCTAGTTTCCATTTTGCAAAACAACTTGTTACTTGAGGCCTAATTCACTGAGTGCACACATGCACTGCAACCAGATTAAGTGCAATGCACTGAGAAAGGGGCTGCAGTTGTTTTGACAaattgatgtttgttttgtttgaacgTCAAATGTACCTGTGAATTGAATGGCATTTAACTGAAATCTTGCATGTAACACTAGTAATTCTGAAATGGGCTTTAATCTTTTTGATTTATATATTCCTGCTGCGTTAAAACTGTGGACAAACACAACGCAATATTgcaatgggtttttttttttttttgtttaatataaaAGGCTTAACTTTTTTTCATAGGAATAGTCCTATGCATGTGGCCCCTGGACATGCTCTTGTGAGATCCACCCATTAGGTGTGTGTATATTGCAGTGTTTAAGTCACACTCAAACTCTGTTTTTAAGAATGGCAAAGCTGTTCCCAAAAGGAAGATGTGGAGCGCTGAGCAAGAAAAGGGCTCAAAGAGAGTCAAAGCAGAGGTGGCAGTAAAATCCACAAGCCCAGAAAATGAGAACCAGCCTGAAGGGATCACCCAAGAAGCTTATGAGTTTATGATCAAAGGTAACTAATCACATGTGTATAGTTCAGTGGTGTTGATTTGGTATGCATTTATTGCAAGttgtggggggggggtttgaaGATGGTAATGGAAAGTTCTTTATAACTGTAATGAAGACAGTTTCTCTCCAGAAACTCCTGGCTGCTCATACTGGAAGGAGGTAGCAGAAGAGAGGCGGAAAGCCCTGTTCAGTGTTCTCCAGGAGAATGAAAAGGTGAGTTAATTACTAAAATGTGGTGGCTAATGTTTAGCCATCCTGCACCACCTCTCTTGACAGGGCTGATGAATCTGTCATGAGCCTTTTTAAGAGTGACCCCAGGTGCTACTGTGATTTCTTTAACTTATTTCACTTGTAATGCTCCTAATTTTAAATATGAACTTTAACTGATTTTAACCGAGATGATGCATTGTTTACTGGTCTGAATCCATTTCAAAATTAGTTGCACAAAGACATTGAAGCCAAAGATGAACAGATTGCTCAACTGAAGAACGAGAACGAAGAGTTGCAGGAGTTGGCGCAGCATGTACAACACATGGCCGACATGATTGAAGTATGAAATGGCGTCTAGAAATAGATACGGGAATATTGATGTACATGTCTATAGTGGTTGTGGACCTgccctttttaattttttttttttttctcagagattAACTGGTAAAAGTCCAGACAATCTAGAGGAGCTGCGAGAGATGGCCTTTGATGCAGAGGATGAAGCGGAAGCATATGAAGATGAGGAAGAAGAGCAAAATGAAGAGAGCCAAGAAAGTGTGGATCTGGGCCCAGACGAGCACATCATGGTCCAATGTCAAGATAAGGATGATTCCACAACAGAAGAAAGCTGAAATTACTCCTTTAGAAAATATTGAACTGAAAAGAACTGAGACCAGTGGTTTTGGTCTgacgtgatttttatttttagcttATTTGCTTTGCGGAACTAACGTGCACCTTTTGTTTTAATACTATTTTA
The sequence above is a segment of the Myxocyprinus asiaticus isolate MX2 ecotype Aquarium Trade chromosome 34, UBuf_Myxa_2, whole genome shotgun sequence genome. Coding sequences within it:
- the LOC127425183 gene encoding geminin-like isoform X4, translated to MSSVRRVKHAENPSENIKKFLVVPTPGSGRRTFQVLQPAAVNKNLGRIVENGKAVPKRKMWSAEQEKGSKRVKAEVAVKSTSPENENQPEGITQEAYEFMIKETPGCSYWKEVAEERRKALFSVLQENEKLHKDIEAKDEQIAQLKNENEELQELAQHVQHMADMIERLTGKSPDNLEELREMAFDAEDEAEAYEDEEEEQNEESQESVDLGPDEHIMVQCQDKDDSTTEES
- the LOC127425183 gene encoding geminin-like isoform X3 yields the protein MSSVRRVKHAENPSENIKKFLVVPTPGTGSGRRTFQVLQPAAVNKNLGRIVENGKAVPKRKMWSAEQEKGSKRVKAEVAVKSTSPENENQPEGITQEAYEFMIKETPGCSYWKEVAEERRKALFSVLQENEKLHKDIEAKDEQIAQLKNENEELQELAQHVQHMADMIERLTGKSPDNLEELREMAFDAEDEAEAYEDEEEEQNEESQESVDLGPDEHIMVQCQDKDDSTTEES